One stretch of Toxoplasma gondii ME49 chromosome XI, whole genome shotgun sequence DNA includes these proteins:
- a CDS encoding hypothetical protein (encoded by transcript TGME49_316710~Signal peptide predicted by SignalP 2.0 HMM (probability 0.999) with cleavage site probability 0.779 at residue 32~Predicted trans-membrane domain (TMHMM2.0):9-32) encodes MARTSPAQGWPSSVASAAILICLLLLVSFANSAEHGASSFSWDAEEEMRTLEAVRGYLERLNNGKLARLPRYGVLPPQRDATHADAAVQTVAEMGTQTD; translated from the exons ATGGCTCGGACATCACCAGCACAGGGCTGGCCTTCCAGCGTAGCAAGTGCTGCTATCCTCATATGCTTGCTTCTTTTAGTTTCCTTTGCTAATTCTGCTGAACATGGCGCAA GTTCCTTCAGTTGGGatgccgaagaagaaatgcgTACTCTTGAGGCTGTGCGAGGTTACCTAGAACGACTGAATAACGGAAAACTTGCACGCCTTCCTCGTTATGGTGTTCTTCCCCCTCAAAGGGACGCAACTCATGCCGACGCAGCCGTCCAAACAGTCGCAGAAATGGGGACGCAGACGGATTAG